Below is a genomic region from Ancylomarina subtilis.
TGAGAGTGGATATGACACAGGCTTTCGGGTGATTTTCAAGAAAATATTTAAGACTTTCGATATTATCGAGTTGTTTGATTTCACACTTTAAATAAAAAGGATAAGAGGGATTGAATTTTTTATAATAGGCAATCGGTTCGTTTTTATCGATGAGAGGCAGGGACATGCTTACCGGGTTTTGTTTGGCAATTTGTTGAAATATAATCCCCGAGAGGAAAAAAGAAAAGATAATAAAGGAATAACTGATCAAATGAATCACAAAAATGAATTTCTTTTTTTTATAATATTTTAAGGCAAAGACAGCTCCAATAAAGCCTGTTGTAAGCAAAAGTAATTGGGGAATAAGAACAGTGAATTGCTTCTCAATAGTCAGACCGATATAAGCTGTCGCAAGAAGTAGTATGGATAGGATAATTAGTCCAATAAGTTCTGGTTTGGGGTTAAACTGTTTGATTTTTGCTAGAAATGAAGCAATAAGTACGGCAAAAAATGGGTATGCAGGAGCCGTGTAATTGGGCAGCCTTGTTGATGATAACGTGAAAAATATGAGGATGACAAGTCCTGCTGTAAGTGCAAATATGAGTACATCTTCCTTTTTTTGTTTGTATATATGGTTTATCGATCGGAACAGAAATAGGGAAAATGGGAATAAACCAAAAAAGACAAAAAGGGGTGTCATTAAAAAAGTAAAACCATGACCTTCCTTTGTAGAAGAAAATCTTTCCATGTTATGTTCCATAAAAAAGCCTCTGGTCCATTCTCCATTAGTCTTATAGTCGACTAAGAGGTACCAGGGGAGAACTATTAAAGAAAAAATAATGAGGCCTTCGAATGGTTTTAGGCGAGCAATCGATTTTAAATTAAAATTTTTGGTGATTAACAAATAAACCAGCATAATTAATCCGGGAAATAAAACGGCAATGGGACCTTTGGTTAAAACTCCCAGTGACAAACAAATATACATTCCCCATATAATCAATCGGTTTCTGCTTTGAAGTGACTCAAAAAAGAGAAATAAAGAAGCAGTAAAGAAAAATACAAGATAGGGATCGGGCACAGCCATATGAAAGAAAATGCCATAATGCAATGATGATAGAAGTATCAGTGAGCTGATGTAAGCCGTTTTAATTCCCAGCCATTTCTTTGCGAAAAAGTAAGTTATGAGTAATGTTAAGGCTCCAAAAATGATGGAAAAAAATCGGGATGACCAAGATGAAACGCCAAAAATTTTGTAAGATAAAGCCATGAAAAAGTAGTGTAGGGGAGGCTTATCTGTTCGTAATTCGTAGTTAAAGGTCGGAACAATATAATTTTCGCTTTCCAACATTTCCCTGGCACACTCCGTATTTTTTGCTTCATCCAATATATAAATCGAACCATTAATACCCACAGTGCTAATAAGTATATATATGAGAAGTATCAAAATAGGAACTCTATTCTTGATGTGGATATTTGGAATTGATTTTAGCATTATTTTTTTCGTTTAATTGGTACAGTATTCAGGTCATTTTTCAAATCCTTATTCATTCTGAATGAAACGTCTTAATGATGAATTGAGTCTGCTGTTTGATTTCCAATTTAATTTTGTCTCGAATAGCCATATAATGAGGACCGTTTCAAGCACTCCCAGAATCGCACCAAAATAAACGTCTATAAAAAAGTGTTGCAGCAGATAGACACGTGAGATGCAAACCAGTCCGGCTATAAGTAAGGATAAATAGCTTAAGATATGATTCTGATAGATCCAGATGAGTAGGCTGGCGACGACAAAAACGGTCATTGCATGACCGGAAGGGAATGCGTTTTTATAATAAAAATGAATGCCATGGGGTATGTGAATTTCGCTTACCGAAAGATAAAATAATGGGCGCATTGAATTTACAAACAGCATTTTTTTAAATATATAGGCAAGCAAGCCAGAGTTAATTAATAGGATGATACTAATTAATGAATAGTAGTATTTTTTGAATAACAAGAGAAAAGAAAGCACCATGATTAAGCTGCCATCACCCAGTAGGGTTATCCATAAAAAAAGGTGGTCCAGAAATGGGCTATGTATTGAATTGAGAAACAAGGTGAATTCAATACTTGAGAAGGCAGTTAGAACATAAGCTCCAATTAGAAGGAAAAAACAAAAAATGAGGCCACTGTAAATTAGTTGCTTAGAAATCTTTCTCATAAAACGCTGTGTTTTAGTGCGAACAAAGCATGAAATGTGTCTATTTAGATACAAGTTAAAATTTTTATTTGTTAAATGCTCTTATTTTGAGTTACTTATTATATCTTTTTTTGTAATAAATCGATTTGTATTTGGAGGATTGTGTGAAATGGAAATTGTTTGTTATTTCCATGGAACCTACTTTTATATAACGTTAAAAGGAGGATGTTTTAATTGAAAGGTAAGCCGACCGAGGGCTTGTAATTTTAATTACTTCAGATTATTATATTACATTTATCGTATTCATTAATTGTGAGATTTGTTTTTAGATTTTTAACTCAATTCATGCTTAAGTATTTATGCGATTCTACGTTTTTATTTTTTTCCTGTTTCCTCTACAAATCTTTGCGAGCAACCAATTAAGTGATTCACTTAAAGAAAACACGAGGCATGAATATGTGTTGAATTTAAAAAATACGGTCATTCCTATATCGCTTTTTACAATTGGGTTTATAGGAATCGAAAGTGATGCTCTAAAGAGTTTTAATAGAGAGGTTAGGGAAGAAGTGAGAGAAAATATTGATAGACAATTTACTGCCGATGATTTTTTGCAGTATGCTCCCGGAGCCATGGTATATGCAAACGATTTGCTGGGTGTTAAAGGTAAACATAAGCTTCAGAATCAATTACTCATTCATGGGACATCGCTTTTTATTATGGGAGCTATTGTGAATACCTTAAAGTATTCCGAAAAAGTTGAAAGACCAGATCATTCATCTTTTAATTCTTTTCCTTCTGGTCACACGGCAATGGCTTTTGCAAATGCTGAGTTTTTATATCAGGAATATAAGGATAAATCAATTTGGTATGGGATAGCGGGGTATACGATTGCAAGTTCAATAGGTGTTTTTAGAATTGTGAATAACAGGCATTGGGTTACCGATGTATTGGCTGGGGCAGGGATTGGCATTTTTAGCACAAAGCTGTCCTATTTTTTATACGATCGTGTATTTGCGAAAAAAAATAATAAAACTAAAACAACCCTTATATCACCTTTTTACAATTCAAAACAATTAGGTTTGTGTTGTTCTATAACTTTTTAGTCATCAGTATGTTGTTGAGGTATGTTGCGAATAGTTTACAAATCCGGATCAGATTAAGAGCCTTCATTGGGTTTAAGTATTCTTCGCGATGTTAGGTAGTGTTTTAACCAATAAGTCATCTTTAAATTGGATTTCATAACGCCTCTTTTTGTTGAAACGTGTATGAATAGATTTTCGCCCATATATATGCCTACATGCCGATAGGTATTGTTGGGTTTGAAAAATACCAAGTCGCCAATTTTTAGTTTGTTTTTCGATACCTCCACACCTTCCTTAAGCATTTGTCTGGTTGAGCGGGGAAGCTCTATATTGAAAGTCTTTTTGTATGTAAGCTGTACAAAACCAGAACAATCAAAACCTTTAGCAGAGGTGCCACCATATTTGTATGGCACCCCTTTATACTTTAGGTATTCTTTCTCAAGTTTGTTTTTTATAGTCGGTTCCAGTTCTTGAGCTCTGTTTATATGTACGATTGTATCCTGTTCGATAGATGGTTCTTCTGCTTCCTGTTCTATTATTTTCACACCCGAGTTTTGTTTTCTTACTGTTTGTTTTTTTGTTTGTTGGGGGATGTGTTTATGTGTTGAACAGGAAGCAATAAAAAGACTGATAACAATTAGGAATAGGATTTTTTTAGGCATAAAATCAGGCTTCGAATAGGATTTAAAATCTGCGATGTATAGTCATGTTAATCTTATCAACGAAGTTAAAAGCAAAATGTTATCCTGTATTGTTGATTAGCTCGTTTTTTTGTATCGATTTGCTGCAAAACTCAATATGGTTATCGAATATAAGCTGAGAATGCTTAATTCTTTAAGAATATCCATAAATCCGGAACCCTTTAGCATGATCATTCTAATGATTTTGATAAAATAGGCCACTGGATTTAGAAGGTTTATTTTTTGTCCCCATTCCGGCATACTTTCGGTTGGTGTAAACAAACCACCCATAAGGATGAAAATAATCATAAAAAACCAGGCTATGAACATGGCTTGTTGTTGCGTGTCTGTTTGTGTTGAAATAAACAGACCAATTCCCAATATGGTCAGCAGGTAAATAAAAGCAACCAAATAAATTAACCAAACTGAGCCTAGAACCGGTATTTTGAATACGAATGCTGCAATGATTAGACCAATGCCTAATTCGAAGAAGCCGATAAATAAGAAGGGGATTAATTTTCCGAGTAGAAATTGATATTTTTTGATAGGGGTGACATTAATTTGTTCAATGGTGCCAATCTCTTTTTCACGAACGACATTCATCGCTGATAAAAACAGGCCAATGACGGTGATTAATAAGACCAATATTCCCGGTAACATATAAGGGATATATTTCATCTCAGGATTAAAGAGGTGAGAATACGTGTTTTGAACCTGCTGAACGGCTTGGTTTTTCATCATCGTCTGAATACTGGAGCCAAGCTTTAGATTATAATCCTGTATAACAGAAAGAATGTAGGCATTATACAACCCTGCAGCACTGGCATCTATGGCATTTACAAGGACCTGAACTGAGGCAGTTTCTTTTTTGTCGATAGCATTACCAAAACCATTTTCAAAATACAAAATAGCATCCACTTTGTCTTCAAAAAGTTTATCTTCTGCTTTCTTTATCGAGAAGTCAACATTCTTGATGGTGAAAAATGGTGACGCTTCAAATTTTGATATAATTTGTCGGGAATGACTGGATAAATCCTGATCAACAATATACAAATTGGTATTTTTCATTTCGAAGGTTGCTGCAAAAACCAGGACGCAAAGTTGAATGATAGGCATTGCAAAGATGATGGGCAGCATACTTTTGTTTCTAAAAATCTGAAGAAACTCCTTTTGTAAGATATATTTTATTGTTCGCATGTATTCGTCCTAAAAGTTAAAAATAATGGATTCCGTAAGATTGCAAATTACTCTAATCTGATCTTAAATTTTTTGACACTTAGGCCTATTAAACCTGCTGTCATTCCAATGAGAATGAGGGTTTCTTTCCAAACAAATTCCAAGCCGGTTCCCTTTAGCATGATGTTTTTAATAATGACAATAAACCATCTGGGTGGAATAATATTGCTGATAATTTGCAAAGGCAGTGGCATATTTCGTAAGGGGAAAATAAAACCTGAAAGCAGGATTGTAGGCAGCATTAAAGCGAACATGGATAGCATCATAGCAACTTGCTGACTATTTGATACGGTGGAAATATAAATTCCCAGCGATAGAGCTAGCAGTATGAATAATAAACTTTCTGTCATAAGTAGTGCAAAACTACCTAGTACCGGCACTCCAAATACGAAATATCCCACGCCTACAATAACTAAGGCGTTAATGAAAGACAAGATTAAGTAAGGCGTAACTTTCCCCAGGATAATTTGTAAGGGGCGTAGGGGAGACACCAAAAGAATTTCCATGGTTCCCAGTTCTTTTTCCCGTGCAATCGATATGGAAGTCATCATGGCTGAAACCAGCATTAGGATTGTTGCCATGATGCCCGGTACAAACATATATACGCTTTCCAACTTCGAATTAAAGTACATTCTTGTTTGAGGGGTGATCTGATTCGGGACCTGTTTGCCCCTGTTTATCTCGACATTGTAATTCTGAAGGATACCCTGAAGGTAGTTGACCTCCATATTTGCCATATTGGGATCAGAGGCATCTGTAAGTATTTGTACTGAGGCTTGTGATCCTTTGATGAGCTTCTTTCCGAAATCCGGTTCAAAAACTAAGACGACTTTTGTTTCACCTTTGCGGAAGGTTTCGTCAACCTGCGTAATATTATCAAGGTTTTCAACCAGATTGAAATAACCTGAGGATACAATTTTGTTGATAATTTCAGATGTATATTCATCTTTAGAGTGGTCAAGCACAGCCATCTTAACATCTTTAAGGTCATTGGTAATTACAAAGCCAAAAAGTAAGAGCTGTACAATGGGCATCCCAAATAAAATAAGCATCGACCTTTTGTCTCGGAAGATGTGGTAAAACTCTTTTTTTAGAAAACCGATAAAACGTTTCATAGTCTTTTTTTTTAGTTGATAATGATCAACTGCTTTTTATTCCTGATAGTTACTTTTTCTTGCCAGTAGAAGGAAGACTTCATCCATATCTTTGGCTTTAAACTGTGTTTTTAGTTTTTCCGGAGTGTCCAACGCCTCAATTCTCCCGTCAACCATAATTGAGATTCGATCACAATATTCAGCTTCATCCATATAGTGTGTTGTTACAAAAACGGTAATACCATCTCGTGAGGCTTCATAAATAAGATCCCAAAATTGTCTTCTGGTAACCGGATCAACACCTCCGGTGGGTTCATCCAGAAATACAATTTCCGGATTATGGAAAATAGCAACTGAGAATGCCAGTTTTTGTTTCCAACCCAGGGGCAGTTCACCTATGCGTTTATTTCTTGCATGAACCAGTCCCAGTTTTTGTAGCAACTCATCGGCTTTTGCCTTGATTTCTTTAGATGACATGCCGTAAATTCCTGCATAAAAACGGATATTCTCAAATACCGTTAAATCCTCATATAAAGAGAATTTTTGACTCATGTAACCGATATTCTTTTTTAGCTCCTCCCTTTGTTTGTAAACATCCAAGCCTGCAACCATGATCTCACCGGATGTTGGATACGAAAGACCACAGAGGATCTTCATCGCAGTCGTTTTACCCGCACCATTTGCGCCAAGGAAACCGAATATTTCCCCTTTGTAAACATCAAAGGACAAGTCGTCGTTTGCAGTAAAGGCACCAAATTTCTTGTATAAGTTCCGTACTGATATTACTTTTTTGTCCGTATTCATGTCTGTACATTATTTTGCTGACTTAAAGCCATAAAGCAATCCTCGATGCCAGCGGTAATTTTTTTGATTTCAATTCTGTTTTGTCCTTTTGACATCAGATAGTCTTTAAGTTCTGAGGGTGATACATTCTCTCGCTTATCGGTATAGTGAATGTTTTGACCAAAAGGGAAAACTGAATTGGCAAATGGATAAGCCCTTAAGTCCAAAAGGAGTTGGTAGATATCCTGACCTTGTATGGCATATAAATCCTTCTCAAAGCTGGAAATGATACCATCAGGTGTGTCTATACTTAATATTTCTCCGTTTTGCATGAGTGCAACCCTTTCGCATAAGTTCGCTTCGTCCATATAGGGGGTTGCAACAATAATGGTGATCCCTTTTGCTTTCAGATTCTTCAACATCTGCCAGAATTCTCTTCTCGAAACCACATCAACACCTGTAGTTGGTTCATCCAATAACAATATTTTGGGTTGATGGATGAGTGCACAACAAAGGGCCAGTTTCTGTTTCATTCCACCGGATAATTTCCCAGCTAATCGGTGTTTGAAGGGTTCAATTTGCAACCAAATATCCCGGATCATATCCATATTGTCTTCGATTTTCGTATCGAAAACTGTTGCAAAAAAATTGAGGTTTTCCAGTACACTTAAATCCTGATATAGAGAAAATTTACCGGGCATATAACCCAATAGATTTCGGATTTGCTTGTACTCTTTTACCATATCAAAACCGCAGAGTGTCGCTGAACCCGAATTAGGAAGCAATAGAGTTGCCAGTAGACGGAAAAGACTTGTTTTTCCAGCACCATCAGGCCCTATTAAACCAAATAATTCTCCTGGTTCTATGTCAAGATCAATCTTTTTGA
It encodes:
- a CDS encoding ArnT family glycosyltransferase; protein product: MLKSIPNIHIKNRVPILILLIYILISTVGINGSIYILDEAKNTECAREMLESENYIVPTFNYELRTDKPPLHYFFMALSYKIFGVSSWSSRFFSIIFGALTLLITYFFAKKWLGIKTAYISSLILLSSLHYGIFFHMAVPDPYLVFFFTASLFLFFESLQSRNRLIIWGMYICLSLGVLTKGPIAVLFPGLIMLVYLLITKNFNLKSIARLKPFEGLIIFSLIVLPWYLLVDYKTNGEWTRGFFMEHNMERFSSTKEGHGFTFLMTPLFVFFGLFPFSLFLFRSINHIYKQKKEDVLIFALTAGLVILIFFTLSSTRLPNYTAPAYPFFAVLIASFLAKIKQFNPKPELIGLIILSILLLATAYIGLTIEKQFTVLIPQLLLLTTGFIGAVFALKYYKKKKFIFVIHLISYSFIIFSFFLSGIIFQQIAKQNPVSMSLPLIDKNEPIAYYKKFNPSYPFYLKCEIKQLDNIESLKYFLENHPKACVISTLKSLRDVNYQEFALKIFEQKDVFENRTTVILMNKKRN
- a CDS encoding phosphatase PAP2 family protein, giving the protein MRKISKQLIYSGLIFCFFLLIGAYVLTAFSSIEFTLFLNSIHSPFLDHLFLWITLLGDGSLIMVLSFLLLFKKYYYSLISIILLINSGLLAYIFKKMLFVNSMRPLFYLSVSEIHIPHGIHFYYKNAFPSGHAMTVFVVASLLIWIYQNHILSYLSLLIAGLVCISRVYLLQHFFIDVYFGAILGVLETVLIIWLFETKLNWKSNSRLNSSLRRFIQNE
- a CDS encoding phosphatase PAP2 family protein yields the protein MLNLKNTVIPISLFTIGFIGIESDALKSFNREVREEVRENIDRQFTADDFLQYAPGAMVYANDLLGVKGKHKLQNQLLIHGTSLFIMGAIVNTLKYSEKVERPDHSSFNSFPSGHTAMAFANAEFLYQEYKDKSIWYGIAGYTIASSIGVFRIVNNRHWVTDVLAGAGIGIFSTKLSYFLYDRVFAKKNNKTKTTLISPFYNSKQLGLCCSITF
- a CDS encoding NlpC/P60 family protein; its protein translation is MPKKILFLIVISLFIASCSTHKHIPQQTKKQTVRKQNSGVKIIEQEAEEPSIEQDTIVHINRAQELEPTIKNKLEKEYLKYKGVPYKYGGTSAKGFDCSGFVQLTYKKTFNIELPRSTRQMLKEGVEVSKNKLKIGDLVFFKPNNTYRHVGIYMGENLFIHVSTKRGVMKSNLKMTYWLKHYLTSRRILKPNEGS
- a CDS encoding ABC transporter permease, which codes for MRTIKYILQKEFLQIFRNKSMLPIIFAMPIIQLCVLVFAATFEMKNTNLYIVDQDLSSHSRQIISKFEASPFFTIKNVDFSIKKAEDKLFEDKVDAILYFENGFGNAIDKKETASVQVLVNAIDASAAGLYNAYILSVIQDYNLKLGSSIQTMMKNQAVQQVQNTYSHLFNPEMKYIPYMLPGILVLLITVIGLFLSAMNVVREKEIGTIEQINVTPIKKYQFLLGKLIPFLFIGFFELGIGLIIAAFVFKIPVLGSVWLIYLVAFIYLLTILGIGLFISTQTDTQQQAMFIAWFFMIIFILMGGLFTPTESMPEWGQKINLLNPVAYFIKIIRMIMLKGSGFMDILKELSILSLYSITILSFAANRYKKTS
- a CDS encoding ABC transporter permease, whose amino-acid sequence is MKRFIGFLKKEFYHIFRDKRSMLILFGMPIVQLLLFGFVITNDLKDVKMAVLDHSKDEYTSEIINKIVSSGYFNLVENLDNITQVDETFRKGETKVVLVFEPDFGKKLIKGSQASVQILTDASDPNMANMEVNYLQGILQNYNVEINRGKQVPNQITPQTRMYFNSKLESVYMFVPGIMATILMLVSAMMTSISIAREKELGTMEILLVSPLRPLQIILGKVTPYLILSFINALVIVGVGYFVFGVPVLGSFALLMTESLLFILLALSLGIYISTVSNSQQVAMMLSMFALMLPTILLSGFIFPLRNMPLPLQIISNIIPPRWFIVIIKNIMLKGTGLEFVWKETLILIGMTAGLIGLSVKKFKIRLE
- a CDS encoding ABC transporter ATP-binding protein, encoding MNTDKKVISVRNLYKKFGAFTANDDLSFDVYKGEIFGFLGANGAGKTTAMKILCGLSYPTSGEIMVAGLDVYKQREELKKNIGYMSQKFSLYEDLTVFENIRFYAGIYGMSSKEIKAKADELLQKLGLVHARNKRIGELPLGWKQKLAFSVAIFHNPEIVFLDEPTGGVDPVTRRQFWDLIYEASRDGITVFVTTHYMDEAEYCDRISIMVDGRIEALDTPEKLKTQFKAKDMDEVFLLLARKSNYQE
- a CDS encoding ABC transporter ATP-binding protein — encoded protein: MKSKISITNLSKSYGDVEALKKIDLDIEPGELFGLIGPDGAGKTSLFRLLATLLLPNSGSATLCGFDMVKEYKQIRNLLGYMPGKFSLYQDLSVLENLNFFATVFDTKIEDNMDMIRDIWLQIEPFKHRLAGKLSGGMKQKLALCCALIHQPKILLLDEPTTGVDVVSRREFWQMLKNLKAKGITIIVATPYMDEANLCERVALMQNGEILSIDTPDGIISSFEKDLYAIQGQDIYQLLLDLRAYPFANSVFPFGQNIHYTDKRENVSPSELKDYLMSKGQNRIEIKKITAGIEDCFMALSQQNNVQT